A genomic window from Fulvitalea axinellae includes:
- a CDS encoding RagB/SusD family nutrient uptake outer membrane protein: MKSSLKYILAASIAFGSFSCSDFLEEEPQSFLSPSVVKTSSDADLMVAGILSIYSGNNHYSRDYYLLSEISSDHASTVSGSSSRIAIDHYNYDTNHSDIEDVWESGVRIVANANYLIAGMKDGGNAMSEDDKANYDATARFFRAHTYFDLVRLFGGVALLREPVESAAQLEGLKRNSVQEVYDFITSELEAIEGQFTDSWNSSKRGTSFPTKWAVKALLSNVYLTQAGKPLEDASAWAKSATKAKELLDEGGYGFIEGGYAELFKVENKTSNEHIWSILSHRTIHAVNCRFGGIGTQDGWGNFGVTEGVMDIFDDADPRKAATFMTEIWDVNSSGEQVKLVTMDEWSYQGVPMIAKFAAPENTGVPAKNWKDDSRRKGNILSGYRYGEMLLVYAEAENEANPGSSAALQALNKVRDRVGMPAITATDQAGIREAIKMERTYEMAFEARRRFDLVRWGDFMTAMKKDPEAKDFVQSHHTLFPIPQREYDVLKDFEQNPGYPSDRSGSN; the protein is encoded by the coding sequence ATGAAATCAAGCTTAAAATATATATTGGCGGCTTCAATCGCCTTCGGCAGTTTCTCGTGCTCGGATTTTCTGGAGGAGGAACCGCAGTCTTTCCTTTCGCCCTCGGTGGTGAAAACCTCTTCCGACGCCGACCTGATGGTGGCCGGCATCCTGAGTATCTATTCCGGTAATAACCACTATTCCCGGGATTATTACCTGCTCTCGGAAATCTCAAGCGACCACGCTTCTACGGTGAGCGGAAGCTCGTCGCGTATAGCGATTGACCATTATAACTACGATACCAATCATAGCGATATCGAAGACGTGTGGGAATCGGGCGTACGGATTGTGGCCAACGCCAACTACCTGATTGCCGGAATGAAGGACGGCGGTAACGCCATGAGCGAGGACGATAAGGCCAACTACGACGCTACGGCCCGCTTCTTTAGGGCGCACACTTACTTTGACCTTGTGCGACTGTTCGGCGGGGTGGCTTTGCTACGTGAGCCTGTGGAAAGCGCGGCGCAGCTTGAAGGCCTGAAGCGTAATAGCGTACAAGAAGTGTACGATTTTATCACCTCTGAACTGGAAGCCATCGAAGGGCAGTTCACCGACTCTTGGAACAGCTCGAAGAGAGGAACTTCTTTCCCAACCAAATGGGCGGTAAAAGCTTTGTTGAGTAACGTATATCTGACGCAAGCCGGCAAACCTCTGGAAGACGCTTCGGCTTGGGCTAAATCGGCAACGAAGGCCAAGGAATTGTTGGACGAAGGTGGATACGGATTTATAGAAGGCGGATACGCCGAACTGTTCAAAGTGGAGAACAAAACCAGCAACGAGCATATCTGGTCTATCTTGAGCCACAGAACTATACACGCCGTTAATTGCCGATTTGGGGGCATAGGTACCCAAGACGGTTGGGGCAACTTCGGTGTGACGGAAGGCGTAATGGATATCTTCGATGACGCAGACCCAAGAAAAGCGGCGACGTTTATGACGGAAATCTGGGATGTGAATTCTTCCGGAGAACAGGTGAAGCTGGTAACCATGGACGAATGGAGCTACCAAGGGGTGCCGATGATAGCGAAGTTCGCCGCGCCGGAAAACACTGGGGTTCCGGCCAAAAACTGGAAAGACGACAGCCGACGCAAGGGCAATATCCTTTCGGGTTATCGCTATGGTGAGATGCTGTTGGTTTACGCCGAAGCGGAAAACGAGGCCAATCCCGGAAGCTCGGCGGCTTTGCAGGCATTGAACAAAGTGCGCGACAGGGTAGGGATGCCTGCGATAACGGCTACGGACCAAGCCGGAATCCGCGAAGCCATCAAGATGGAGCGGACTTACGAGATGGCCTTTGAGGCCCGTCGCAGGTTTGACCTTGTGCGTTGGGGCGATTTTATGACAGCCATGAAAAAAGATCCCGAGGCCAAAGACTTTGTCCAAAGTCACCATACGCTTTTCCCGATTCCGCAAAGGGAATATGACGTGTTGAAAGACTTTGAGCAAAACCCGGGATACCCGAGTGACCGTAGCGGAAGCAACTAA